From Pan paniscus chromosome 9, NHGRI_mPanPan1-v2.0_pri, whole genome shotgun sequence, the proteins below share one genomic window:
- the LOC100982732 gene encoding olfactory receptor 4A47 → MEPRKNVTDFVLLGFTQNPKEQKVLFVMFLLFYILTMVGNLLIIVTVTVSETLGSPMYFFLAGLSFIDIIYSSSISPRLISGLFFGNNSISFQSCMAQLFIEHLFGGSEVFLLLVMAYDRYVAICKPLHYLVIMRQWVCVVLLVVSWVGGFLHSVFQLSIIYGLPFCGPNVIDHFFCDMYPLLKLVCTDTHAIGLLVVANGGLACTIVFLLLLISYGVILHSLKNLSQKGRQKALSTCSSHMTVVVFFFVPCIFMYARPARTFPIDKSVSVFYTVLTPMLNPLIYTLRNSEMTSAMKKLWRRDLISSST, encoded by the coding sequence ATGGAGCCAAGGAAAAATGTGACTGACTTTGTCCTCTTGGGCTTCACACAGAATCCAAAGGAGCAGAAAGTACTTTTTGTTATGTTCTTGCTCTTCTACATTTTGACCATGGTGGGCAACCTGCTCATTATAGTGACCGTAACTGTCAGTGAGACCCTGGGCTCACCAATGTACTTCTTTCTTGCTGGCTTATCATTTATAGATATCATTTATTCTTCATCCATTTCCCCCAGATTGATTTCAGGCTTGTTCTTTGGGAATAATTCCATATCCTTCCAATCTTGCATGGCCCAGCTCTTTATCGAGCACCTTTTTGGTGGGTCAGAGGTCTTTCTCCTGTTGGTGATGGCCTATGACCGCTATGTGGCCATCTGTAAGCCCTTGCATTATTTGGTTATCATGAGACAATGGGTGTGTGTTGTGCTGCTGGTAGTGTCCTGGGTTGGAGGATTTCTGCACTCAGTATTTCAACTTAGCATTATTTATGGGCTCCCATTCTGTGGCCCCAATGTCATTGATCATTTTTTCTGTGACATGTATCCCTTATTGAAACTGGTCTGCACTGACACTCATGCTATTGGCCTCTTAGTGGTGGCCAATGGAGGACTGGCTTGCACTATTGTGTTTCTGCTCTTACTCATCTCTTATGGTGTCATCTTGCACTCTCTAAAGAACCTTAGTCAGAAAGGGAGGCAAAAAGCCCTCTCAACCTGCAGTTCCCACATGACTGTGGTTGTCTTCTTCTTTGTtccttgtatttttatgtatgctAGACCTGCTAGGACCTTCCCCATTGACAAATCAGTGAGTGTGTTTTATACAGTCTTAACCCCAATGCTGAACCCCTTAATCTACACTCTGAGAAATTCTGAGATGACAAGTGCTATGAAGAAGCTCTGGAGAAGAGACCTCATATCAAGTAGTACATAA